In Desulfopila inferna, the following are encoded in one genomic region:
- a CDS encoding cupin domain-containing protein — translation MPPAKTTTNAGRKRVSSGIPELDTFLGDLYIGDNVLWYEDAGSFSSVFCLNFIRESLAEKKPLIYVTFDRSPKNVVSFLGPLAESQNLTILDCFTNGKGDGSEVFEKFYEKDGALWPYHVIKVNDPATPSNVGEAIYGLHGNLSGEVHFILDSLTGMQSLWGGEEHALAFYAKTCPRLYELDTIAYWLIEKKAHSSRLKANINKIAQVAIDLSVYRGKSSLKILKAEKRNSKYLNEHHRFLCDNIDIVFESQGQIQGKFDLGAKIKNIRLTRGISQKHLADLTGVTPSTISQVEKNLIYPSLPALFRMAESLAVEVGAFFRGHGLEENMYVYPAEGRSPTSLTNISANDAEAQLLLPLDVNSPIEAVMIRIQPGKKLSTHFFAHKGEEFGYLLAGRLEMTIDQRSYEVNAGDTIFLNKNIPGQWYNRAETPAELLWIKMMTSR, via the coding sequence ATGCCACCAGCTAAAACAACGACAAATGCCGGCAGGAAACGTGTTTCCTCGGGTATTCCTGAACTCGACACCTTTCTTGGCGACCTCTATATCGGCGATAACGTACTGTGGTACGAAGACGCCGGAAGCTTCTCCTCGGTTTTCTGTCTTAACTTCATCAGGGAATCGCTGGCCGAAAAGAAACCGCTGATTTATGTAACCTTCGATCGCTCTCCCAAAAATGTCGTTTCTTTTCTCGGTCCACTGGCGGAAAGCCAGAACCTGACCATTCTCGACTGTTTTACCAATGGCAAGGGGGACGGCTCGGAGGTTTTTGAGAAATTCTATGAAAAGGACGGCGCTCTCTGGCCCTATCACGTCATCAAGGTCAATGATCCTGCAACCCCATCAAATGTTGGTGAGGCAATATATGGCCTGCACGGCAATCTCTCCGGGGAGGTTCATTTCATCCTCGACAGCCTGACCGGCATGCAATCTCTCTGGGGAGGAGAAGAGCATGCGCTGGCATTCTATGCCAAAACCTGCCCCCGGCTGTATGAACTCGACACTATTGCGTACTGGTTGATCGAGAAGAAAGCTCACTCCAGCAGGCTAAAAGCCAATATTAACAAAATAGCTCAAGTTGCAATCGACCTCTCGGTATATCGCGGTAAATCTTCCCTGAAGATTCTCAAAGCAGAAAAACGCAACTCCAAATACCTCAATGAGCATCATAGGTTCCTGTGCGATAACATAGATATCGTCTTCGAAAGTCAGGGACAGATACAGGGCAAGTTTGATCTGGGTGCAAAGATAAAGAATATTCGACTGACAAGGGGCATCTCCCAAAAACATCTGGCAGATCTGACCGGGGTGACTCCCAGCACAATTTCCCAGGTGGAGAAAAATCTTATCTACCCTTCTCTGCCGGCACTGTTCCGCATGGCCGAGAGCCTTGCCGTGGAAGTTGGCGCTTTTTTCCGCGGCCATGGTCTTGAAGAGAATATGTATGTCTATCCCGCTGAAGGTAGATCACCAACTTCCTTAACTAATATAAGCGCCAATGACGCCGAGGCGCAATTACTGTTGCCGCTGGATGTCAATTCACCAATAGAAGCCGTTATGATTCGAATTCAGCCGGGCAAAAAGCTGTCCACTCACTTTTTCGCTCACAAAGGCGAGGAGTTCGGATATCTCCTGGCAGGCCGGTTGGAAATGACTATTGATCAGCGGTCATATGAAGTCAACGCCGGGGATACCATTTTTCTGAACAAAAACATACCCGGACAGTGGTACAATAGAGCGGAGACTCCAGCGGAACTTCTCTGGATAAAAATGATGACGTCGCGATAA
- a CDS encoding GAF domain-containing protein: protein MEKSNLQTYDHYIKALVDISQAITSDLFLEDLFKLIVMVTAKVTGVEICSLWLVDENTSPPVVRLKATQSFDPDYVKDRELQLHEGVVGYVVTTQKPLIIDDVLLNERFKEKDMAGKLGLVSLVSVPLQGKESKVLGVLNCFTSKPYKFTQTDVNMLTAVANQAAVAIYNTNLIIRTNIIEQELKSRKVIERAKEVLMNRRSMGGEEAYRWMQKRSMDARKSMLEIAEAILLADEL, encoded by the coding sequence ATGGAAAAATCTAATTTACAAACGTATGACCATTATATTAAGGCGCTGGTGGATATAAGCCAGGCGATTACCTCGGATCTCTTTCTCGAGGATCTCTTTAAACTGATTGTTATGGTTACCGCCAAAGTGACAGGGGTCGAGATCTGCTCGCTTTGGCTTGTCGATGAAAATACCTCTCCTCCTGTAGTAAGGCTGAAGGCCACTCAATCTTTTGATCCGGACTATGTCAAGGACCGTGAGCTGCAGCTGCATGAGGGTGTTGTCGGCTATGTCGTCACCACGCAGAAGCCTTTAATTATAGATGATGTGCTTTTGAACGAGAGATTTAAGGAAAAGGATATGGCTGGAAAACTGGGGCTGGTTTCCCTGGTGAGCGTGCCGCTTCAGGGCAAGGAAAGTAAAGTTCTCGGGGTCTTGAACTGTTTTACCAGCAAGCCATACAAATTTACACAAACCGATGTCAATATGCTGACGGCTGTGGCCAATCAGGCGGCGGTTGCCATCTATAACACTAACCTGATTATCAGGACCAACATAATTGAACAGGAGTTAAAATCCAGAAAGGTTATTGAAAGAGCCAAAGAGGTCCTGATGAATAGAAGGAGCATGGGCGGCGAAGAGGCCTACCGCTGGATGCAGAAGAGAAGCATGGATGCGCGAAAAAGCATGCTTGAGATAGCTGAGGCAATCCTACTGGCCGACGAGCTCTAA
- a CDS encoding glutamate synthase-related protein, with protein sequence MRFEKINDVLGTANRGNPAESGLCTLCRADCTGKCETWKSSLVGRKLLYPRDFGLVTAGANNNTHVGVSYNSLRIQGYAYGSSGLSEQMTSDPDDCIFPNVDLATEFGNTIKTKSRLPLMTGALGSTFIAAKYWDSFAIGCALTGIPIVIGENVVGVDKESTLSGGKILKAPELDRRIDTYLRYYDGYGAIIVQLNVEDTRNGVAEYVAERYGNKCIIELKWGQGAKNIGGEIQVTSLDYAIFLKERGYVVDPNPALPEVREAFAKGAIKSFARHSRLGATNLSTVEMVREDFMKSVEYLRSLGFDRISLKTGSYGMEELAMAIKFASDAGLDLLTIDGSGGGTGMSPWNMMQSWGVPSINLHSKAYEYATILAAKGQKVVDLSFAGGFALEDSIFKGLALGAPFTKLICMGRGIMIPGFLGANIEGVLHPERKEQVNGNWNNLPKSIAALGNSPEEIFASYFDVQEKVGQKEMANIPYGAIAMWTMADKLGCGIQQLLAGARKFRIDQLSRDDLFAANRETAQETGIVHISDANNESAMRILAA encoded by the coding sequence ATGCGTTTTGAAAAAATTAACGATGTTCTGGGAACTGCAAACCGTGGAAATCCAGCGGAGTCCGGACTGTGTACCCTTTGCCGGGCGGATTGCACCGGAAAGTGTGAAACCTGGAAATCGAGCCTGGTAGGCCGGAAACTTCTGTACCCCCGTGATTTCGGACTGGTCACGGCAGGTGCTAACAACAACACCCATGTCGGGGTATCCTATAACTCACTGAGGATTCAGGGATATGCCTACGGCTCGAGCGGACTTTCCGAGCAAATGACCAGCGATCCCGACGATTGTATTTTCCCAAATGTCGATTTAGCTACTGAATTCGGCAATACAATCAAGACCAAAAGCAGGCTTCCCCTGATGACCGGTGCTCTTGGTTCCACTTTTATCGCAGCCAAGTATTGGGATTCTTTTGCTATCGGCTGCGCACTTACCGGAATTCCCATTGTCATTGGTGAAAATGTCGTAGGAGTCGATAAAGAATCTACACTCAGCGGCGGTAAAATCCTAAAGGCGCCTGAGCTTGATAGAAGGATTGATACCTATCTGCGCTATTATGATGGATACGGTGCCATAATCGTCCAGCTCAATGTTGAAGATACCCGCAATGGGGTTGCCGAATATGTTGCGGAAAGATACGGTAATAAATGTATCATCGAGCTTAAATGGGGGCAGGGAGCAAAAAACATTGGCGGCGAAATTCAGGTGACAAGCCTTGATTATGCTATTTTCCTCAAAGAAAGAGGATATGTGGTTGATCCGAACCCCGCCTTACCTGAGGTAAGAGAGGCTTTCGCCAAAGGGGCCATTAAATCCTTCGCCAGACATAGCCGCCTGGGGGCAACAAACCTCAGCACCGTCGAGATGGTTCGGGAAGATTTCATGAAATCCGTGGAATATCTGAGGAGCCTCGGATTTGATCGTATTTCACTGAAAACAGGTTCCTACGGTATGGAAGAGCTTGCCATGGCCATCAAATTCGCTTCAGATGCGGGTCTTGATCTTCTTACCATCGACGGCTCGGGTGGTGGTACCGGCATGAGCCCCTGGAATATGATGCAAAGCTGGGGTGTACCCTCCATCAACCTGCACTCCAAGGCATATGAATACGCCACAATACTGGCAGCAAAGGGACAGAAGGTTGTTGATCTTTCCTTTGCCGGCGGATTTGCCCTTGAAGACAGCATATTCAAGGGTCTGGCGCTGGGAGCTCCCTTTACAAAATTGATCTGTATGGGCAGAGGGATAATGATTCCCGGTTTTCTCGGAGCAAATATAGAGGGTGTTCTTCACCCTGAGAGAAAAGAGCAGGTAAACGGCAATTGGAACAACCTGCCGAAGTCCATAGCCGCTCTTGGCAATTCGCCTGAGGAAATTTTCGCTTCCTATTTTGATGTCCAGGAAAAAGTAGGTCAAAAGGAAATGGCGAATATTCCCTATGGCGCCATTGCAATGTGGACAATGGCCGATAAACTGGGCTGCGGAATTCAGCAGTTGCTGGCCGGTGCGCGCAAGTTCAGGATTGATCAGTTAAGCCGCGATGATCTTTTTGCAGCCAACAGGGAAACGGCCCAGGAGACCGGGATCGTCCATATTAGCGATGCCAATAACGAGAGTGCCATGCGAATTCTCGCCGCCTGA
- a CDS encoding entericidin A/B family lipoprotein: MKTLTIRALLLIALTLFIGSISVGCNTMEGMGEDIQRGGEEIEDAAD, from the coding sequence ATGAAAACACTGACAATTCGCGCATTGCTGCTAATCGCCTTAACCTTGTTCATCGGTTCGATCAGCGTTGGATGCAATACCATGGAAGGAATGGGGGAAGATATTCAGAGGGGCGGTGAAGAAATAGAAGATGCAGCTGATTAG
- a CDS encoding DUF1328 family protein yields the protein MLGWALGFFIVALVAGILGFGGIAGAAAEIAKIIFFIFIVLLVISLIAGAVRGRPPKV from the coding sequence ATGTTAGGATGGGCACTAGGTTTTTTTATAGTCGCGTTGGTCGCCGGCATTCTAGGCTTTGGCGGGATCGCCGGAGCCGCCGCCGAAATTGCTAAAATTATCTTCTTTATTTTTATTGTGCTGCTGGTCATCTCTTTAATAGCAGGAGCAGTTCGGGGAAGGCCTCCCAAAGTATAA
- a CDS encoding CAP domain-containing protein: MTLKLRPIFFLLMLCWLTGGSPSAGAAYNNANSAAREMGESADADREKNLLQQINQERSRKNLHPLVVDSRLSEAAYFHSLDMAQNDFFSHQGSDGSNAAQRIEQQGYDWRFVAENLSCGLAEPALIVQEWMNSPEHRKNILHPQAEHIGIGIVVADTRECSPYWTTDFASGQ; the protein is encoded by the coding sequence ATGACACTTAAGCTACGACCGATATTTTTCCTCTTAATGCTGTGCTGGTTGACTGGAGGGTCGCCATCGGCAGGCGCGGCATACAACAATGCGAATTCTGCCGCCAGGGAAATGGGTGAATCAGCAGACGCTGACCGGGAAAAAAATCTTCTTCAGCAGATCAATCAGGAACGATCCCGAAAAAATCTGCATCCTCTGGTTGTTGACAGCCGCTTAAGTGAGGCGGCATATTTTCACAGCCTCGATATGGCGCAGAATGATTTTTTCAGCCATCAGGGTTCTGACGGGTCAAATGCCGCCCAAAGGATCGAACAGCAAGGATATGATTGGCGTTTTGTAGCTGAAAACTTAAGCTGCGGCCTGGCAGAGCCTGCTCTGATCGTTCAGGAGTGGATGAACAGCCCTGAACACAGAAAAAACATCCTCCATCCGCAGGCTGAACATATCGGCATCGGCATTGTCGTTGCTGATACCAGAGAATGCAGTCCTTACTGGACAACCGATTTCGCTTCCGGACAGTGA
- a CDS encoding MFS transporter: MQSVISNCWSLFLGMGLIMLGNGLQGTLLGVRASLENFGTIITGMMMSGYFLGLIFGCNFVPKMVGQVGHIRTFGALASLASTSILVQAIFVDPWVWWAMRIVTGFAYSGLYIVAESWLNDSADNSSRGKILSLYMLVSLGGMAGGQLLLNIAEPTGFELFVVVSLLISLALIPILLSATRAPYVEVMENVGILRLYRVSPLGVFGMVVVGMAMGAIYGMGAVYATDRGMSVRDVSLFMTALILGGFVFQYPLGWLSDRIGRRKIILLCSASGAVFSFLSMGLSGNEIFFLPAVAVVGGFSLPLYALCGVHINDYLTPTQMVAASGTLVLLSSLGATAGPPVTALAMDIFGPQAFYGSVGMMLTSLTLFALWRSTQRVALDAEEQGDFVVMATSPLTASLNPDVALDDIEAAIGEDTEEVISSFEELANVLEAVAEEGKEKEP, translated from the coding sequence ATGCAAAGTGTCATATCTAATTGCTGGAGCCTGTTCCTGGGGATGGGGCTTATCATGCTGGGAAACGGTCTTCAGGGAACTCTTCTGGGTGTACGTGCCTCATTGGAGAATTTCGGTACGATCATCACAGGGATGATGATGTCGGGATATTTTCTCGGACTTATCTTCGGTTGCAACTTTGTTCCCAAAATGGTTGGCCAGGTCGGCCATATTCGTACCTTTGGAGCACTTGCCTCACTGGCGTCCACCTCTATTCTTGTTCAGGCTATATTTGTTGATCCCTGGGTGTGGTGGGCTATGCGGATAGTTACGGGCTTTGCCTATTCCGGTCTCTATATCGTTGCGGAAAGCTGGCTCAATGATTCGGCAGACAACTCCTCCCGCGGCAAGATTTTAAGTCTGTACATGCTGGTTTCCCTTGGTGGAATGGCAGGAGGACAGCTGCTCCTCAATATTGCCGAACCAACCGGTTTTGAACTGTTTGTTGTGGTTTCCCTGCTGATAAGCCTTGCCCTGATTCCCATTCTCCTTTCAGCAACCAGGGCGCCGTATGTTGAAGTCATGGAGAATGTCGGAATTCTGAGGCTCTATAGGGTCTCTCCCTTGGGCGTCTTCGGAATGGTGGTGGTCGGCATGGCCATGGGAGCAATTTATGGCATGGGGGCAGTGTATGCCACAGACAGAGGCATGTCGGTCAGGGATGTTTCTCTTTTTATGACGGCATTGATCCTGGGCGGTTTTGTCTTTCAATATCCATTGGGCTGGTTGTCCGATCGCATCGGACGACGGAAAATTATCTTGTTATGCAGTGCCAGTGGTGCTGTTTTCTCTTTTCTGAGCATGGGATTATCCGGCAATGAGATTTTCTTCCTTCCTGCAGTTGCCGTGGTAGGGGGATTTTCTCTTCCACTCTATGCTCTCTGCGGAGTTCATATCAATGATTATCTCACTCCGACCCAGATGGTGGCGGCAAGCGGCACCCTGGTGCTTCTCAGTTCGCTGGGGGCGACGGCAGGCCCGCCAGTAACCGCTTTGGCCATGGATATATTCGGTCCCCAGGCGTTTTATGGCAGCGTCGGAATGATGCTGACATCTCTGACCCTATTTGCCTTGTGGCGTTCAACGCAGAGAGTTGCCCTGGATGCCGAAGAGCAGGGTGATTTTGTGGTGATGGCAACAAGTCCTTTGACGGCTTCGTTGAACCCGGATGTCGCTCTTGATGATATTGAGGCGGCTATCGGCGAAGATACGGAAGAAGTCATTTCCAGCTTTGAAGAACTTGCAAATGTTCTTGAAGCTGTAGCAGAAGAGGGGAAGGAAAAAGAGCCCTGA
- a CDS encoding response regulator, producing the protein MNPIKVLVVDDDSIICKLLVTYLQHHGFEATNALSGEEAVEMLEREYFHAVITDLKMGKVNGQDVIRYAKKVAPETTLIMMTGSCKEENKAEALKNGADNFFYKPFSLSELLNALPSPRLSVSAKDSHFTV; encoded by the coding sequence ATGAACCCCATAAAAGTATTAGTTGTTGATGATGATAGCATTATCTGTAAGCTGCTTGTCACCTACTTGCAACATCACGGATTTGAAGCGACCAATGCCCTCAGCGGTGAAGAGGCTGTAGAGATGCTGGAAAGAGAGTATTTTCATGCGGTCATCACTGATCTTAAAATGGGCAAAGTCAATGGGCAAGATGTTATCCGATATGCAAAGAAAGTGGCTCCGGAGACAACTCTGATCATGATGACCGGGAGTTGTAAGGAGGAAAACAAAGCTGAAGCTCTTAAAAATGGAGCTGATAATTTCTTCTACAAACCTTTCTCTCTGAGTGAGCTGCTGAATGCTTTACCTTCCCCAAGGCTTTCGGTATCGGCGAAGGATTCTCATTTTACGGTATAG
- a CDS encoding helix-turn-helix domain-containing protein: MNISNPDLELAEEYIHDTGSNIFLTGKAGTGKTTFLHTLKQNCPKRLVITAPTGVAAINAGGVTLHSFFQLPFGPFLPGSQNSRNHFRFSKEKQGIIKSLDLLVIDEISMVRADLLDGVDNVLRRLRRSSLPFGGVQLLMIGDLHQLPPVVKNEEWRLLRNHYASAFFFGSNALASTEMVTIELKKIYRQQDSSFIDILNQVRNNSLDASSLAALNSRVIADFSAEDESGCITLCTHNRSADVINRTKLEELPGKPRTFAAEIEGEFPDHTYPAAEALTLKKGAQVMFIRNDLSADKRYFNGKIGIITSVSPSTIRVKCPDDHEEIEVEPATWENIEYSLNKETQEITEKIIGTFNQHPLRLAWAITIHKSQGLTFDKAMIDAQAAFAHGQVYVALSRCRTLEGMVLSTPLSAKVMNIDQAVLRFADEARSNPPTPADLRTAKTKYQQRLILECFDFGRLRSLLRRMVSLILGNRGSVQVSGISDIAELLQVSEEAVFTIGGNFQRQLRTLFNESVLPAEDHIIHERLTKASAYFQEKITLLGTPVSSLQVDTDSKELRKKIRNTLQLLEEEIGVKLAAVSCCKDGFDATRYFRAISSAALDTLKKPAKKEKSAVPAYTESDISHPELFQILKEWRSSKAAEEGVANFQVLHQKTLIQIAVKLPESLPALKKIKGIGAKLAEKYGGELVEMVGRYRSEHNIEEVELPRLLQVEKSSTPEKRVVDTRKLTLELFENGLTPLLIAEQRELTLATIESHIAHLIEEGEIAASALISAERLEELQDRIAAMSEKPLKEIKRKLTVEATYGEIRFVQAHLRHLASSSA; encoded by the coding sequence ATGAACATTTCCAATCCGGACCTCGAACTGGCTGAAGAGTATATTCACGATACAGGATCTAATATTTTCCTCACCGGCAAGGCCGGAACCGGTAAAACGACTTTTCTCCACACCCTGAAGCAGAACTGTCCCAAGCGCCTGGTAATCACGGCACCCACTGGGGTTGCCGCCATCAATGCCGGAGGGGTTACTCTCCATTCATTCTTTCAACTGCCTTTCGGACCGTTTCTGCCCGGCAGTCAGAACTCCAGGAACCATTTCCGCTTCAGTAAGGAAAAACAGGGCATCATTAAGAGCCTCGATCTACTGGTGATCGACGAAATCAGCATGGTTCGGGCCGATCTTCTTGATGGTGTTGACAACGTTCTGCGCCGACTGCGTCGCAGCAGCTTGCCCTTCGGAGGCGTGCAGCTGCTGATGATCGGTGATCTCCATCAATTGCCGCCGGTGGTAAAGAACGAAGAATGGCGTCTCCTCCGCAACCACTACGCCTCGGCCTTTTTTTTCGGCAGCAATGCTCTTGCCTCAACCGAAATGGTGACTATCGAGCTTAAAAAGATATATCGCCAGCAAGACAGCAGTTTTATTGATATTCTCAACCAGGTCAGGAATAACTCTCTCGACGCTTCCTCCCTTGCAGCACTGAACTCCCGGGTCATTGCTGATTTTTCCGCTGAAGATGAGAGTGGCTGTATTACACTTTGTACCCATAATCGCAGTGCGGATGTGATCAACAGAACAAAGCTTGAGGAACTTCCGGGTAAACCCAGAACATTCGCAGCAGAGATCGAAGGCGAGTTCCCCGACCATACCTATCCGGCCGCAGAAGCCCTCACCCTGAAAAAAGGCGCGCAGGTAATGTTCATCCGCAACGATCTCTCCGCTGACAAGAGATATTTCAATGGAAAAATCGGCATAATAACCTCTGTCTCCCCCAGTACCATCCGGGTCAAATGTCCGGACGATCATGAAGAGATAGAGGTGGAACCGGCTACCTGGGAAAACATAGAGTACTCCCTCAACAAGGAGACCCAGGAGATAACCGAAAAAATAATCGGCACTTTCAATCAGCATCCCCTGCGGCTGGCCTGGGCCATCACCATTCACAAAAGCCAGGGGCTGACCTTCGACAAGGCAATGATCGATGCCCAGGCCGCTTTCGCTCACGGACAGGTGTATGTGGCCCTGAGCCGTTGCCGGACCCTTGAAGGGATGGTGCTTTCCACCCCATTATCGGCCAAAGTGATGAACATCGATCAGGCAGTTCTTCGTTTTGCCGATGAAGCCAGGAGCAACCCACCTACCCCGGCAGATCTCAGAACCGCTAAGACAAAGTACCAGCAGCGACTCATCCTGGAATGCTTCGACTTCGGGAGACTGCGATCATTACTGCGCCGTATGGTATCATTGATCCTTGGCAACCGGGGAAGTGTCCAGGTCTCGGGGATCAGCGATATTGCCGAACTGCTGCAAGTTAGCGAAGAAGCGGTCTTTACCATCGGCGGCAACTTCCAGAGACAGCTTCGCACCCTTTTCAATGAATCGGTTCTACCCGCCGAGGACCACATTATTCATGAACGGCTGACCAAGGCCTCAGCCTATTTCCAGGAAAAGATTACATTACTTGGCACACCGGTGAGCAGCCTCCAGGTGGATACCGACAGCAAGGAGCTGCGCAAAAAAATCCGTAATACTTTGCAACTCCTGGAGGAGGAAATCGGCGTCAAACTGGCCGCGGTCTCCTGCTGTAAGGATGGCTTTGATGCAACACGGTATTTTCGGGCGATTTCCTCCGCCGCCCTCGATACTCTGAAAAAACCCGCGAAGAAAGAAAAGTCAGCCGTACCCGCTTATACCGAGTCGGACATCAGCCATCCCGAGCTCTTTCAGATTCTCAAAGAATGGCGCAGCAGCAAGGCCGCAGAGGAAGGGGTTGCCAATTTCCAGGTGCTGCACCAGAAAACTCTCATCCAGATCGCCGTCAAACTGCCTGAATCTCTGCCCGCCCTGAAAAAGATCAAGGGTATCGGAGCCAAACTCGCTGAAAAATATGGTGGAGAACTCGTGGAGATGGTTGGCAGGTATCGTAGTGAGCACAACATTGAAGAAGTAGAACTGCCGCGACTCCTTCAGGTAGAAAAATCCTCCACACCTGAAAAAAGGGTTGTCGACACCCGAAAACTTACACTTGAATTATTTGAAAATGGTTTGACGCCACTGCTGATAGCCGAGCAGCGGGAACTGACACTGGCCACGATAGAGAGCCATATCGCTCATCTGATTGAAGAGGGAGAGATAGCCGCATCTGCACTGATTTCTGCTGAGAGGCTGGAGGAGTTGCAGGATCGCATTGCCGCAATGAGCGAGAAGCCACTGAAGGAAATTAAACGAAAACTGACCGTCGAGGCCACCTACGGTGAGATCCGGTTTGTCCAGGCCCATCTCAGACACCTGGCCTCATCCTCGGCATAA
- a CDS encoding anaerobic nitric oxide reductase flavorubredoxin has product MSFCVKNNISWVGKIDWELRKFHGDEYSTHRGSSYNSYLIQEEKVALIDTVWNPYADEFVENLAQKIDLKNIDYVIANHAESDHSGALPELMRHIPEVPVYCTKNGVKSLQGLYHQDWNFHVVKTGDKLSLGSKELIFVEAPMLHWPDSMFCYLTGDEVLFSNDAFGQHYATEFMFNDLVDQAELFQECIKYYANILTPFSPMVTKKIQEVLGFNLPLDMICTSHGIIWRDNPGQIVEKYLQWANSYQENQITLLYDTMWESTRVMAEQIAAGIRESDNQVTVKLYNLAKTDKNDVITEIFRSKAVLFGSPTINNGILVSVAGVLEEVQGLKFKKKKAGAFGSYGWSGESVKILSGKLAQSGLDVVDEGLRLLWAPDQESMQRCREYGKAFAEKL; this is encoded by the coding sequence ATGAGTTTTTGCGTAAAAAATAATATCAGCTGGGTTGGTAAGATTGACTGGGAACTGCGCAAATTTCATGGAGATGAATACTCCACCCACAGAGGCTCTTCCTACAATTCCTACCTTATTCAAGAAGAAAAAGTCGCCTTAATCGACACCGTCTGGAATCCCTATGCCGACGAATTTGTCGAAAACCTGGCCCAAAAAATTGATCTGAAGAACATAGACTACGTCATCGCCAATCATGCTGAAAGCGACCACAGTGGTGCCCTGCCGGAACTGATGCGTCATATTCCTGAAGTTCCTGTTTATTGCACCAAAAACGGGGTTAAATCACTGCAGGGGCTCTATCACCAGGATTGGAATTTTCACGTTGTCAAAACCGGGGATAAGCTCAGCCTCGGCAGCAAAGAGCTCATTTTCGTGGAGGCACCCATGCTGCATTGGCCGGACAGCATGTTCTGCTACCTTACCGGAGATGAAGTCCTTTTCAGTAATGACGCCTTCGGCCAGCATTATGCTACGGAATTCATGTTCAACGACTTGGTTGATCAGGCTGAACTCTTCCAGGAATGCATAAAATACTATGCTAATATTTTGACTCCTTTCAGCCCTATGGTCACCAAGAAAATACAGGAGGTTCTGGGTTTCAACCTGCCTCTGGATATGATCTGCACAAGTCACGGCATTATCTGGCGAGATAATCCTGGCCAGATAGTTGAAAAATATCTGCAATGGGCAAACAGCTATCAGGAGAACCAGATTACTTTGCTGTACGATACCATGTGGGAGAGTACCCGGGTAATGGCCGAGCAGATTGCTGCGGGCATAAGAGAAAGCGATAACCAGGTAACGGTCAAACTTTACAATCTGGCGAAAACCGATAAAAACGACGTCATCACCGAGATTTTTAGATCAAAGGCGGTTCTGTTTGGATCACCGACCATCAATAATGGCATCCTTGTCTCCGTAGCGGGCGTACTTGAAGAAGTGCAGGGTTTGAAATTCAAAAAGAAAAAGGCCGGCGCCTTCGGCAGTTACGGCTGGAGTGGTGAATCAGTCAAAATACTCTCCGGAAAGCTCGCCCAGTCTGGACTGGATGTAGTTGATGAGGGACTGCGACTGCTTTGGGCTCCAGACCAGGAAAGCATGCAGCGGTGCAGGGAGTATGGCAAGGCTTTCGCGGAAAAACTGTAA
- the tsaA gene encoding tRNA (N6-threonylcarbamoyladenosine(37)-N6)-methyltransferase TrmO, translated as MELPGLEIIGMLHCDIKAPEDAPKNFDESEIVGTLEIYPQYQEGLEGIESGQTIVVLFWLHKSNRDTLKVYPRGDTSRGLRGVFATRSPARPNPIAVSELKVLSIDENSIKVSGLDILNGTPIIDIKKKLNG; from the coding sequence ATGGAACTACCCGGATTGGAAATCATAGGTATGCTGCATTGCGATATCAAAGCCCCTGAGGATGCTCCTAAAAATTTCGATGAATCGGAAATCGTCGGAACCCTGGAAATCTATCCTCAGTATCAGGAAGGACTTGAAGGAATTGAGTCCGGACAGACTATCGTCGTTCTTTTCTGGCTTCACAAATCAAACCGGGATACTTTGAAGGTCTATCCGCGGGGAGATACCTCGAGGGGACTTCGTGGCGTTTTTGCCACCCGCAGCCCGGCGCGACCGAATCCTATAGCTGTTTCCGAACTGAAGGTCCTGTCAATCGATGAGAACTCCATCAAAGTATCGGGCCTGGATATCTTAAACGGCACCCCAATAATAGATATCAAGAAAAAGCTCAATGGATGA